One region of Streptomyces sp. NBC_00442 genomic DNA includes:
- a CDS encoding ATP-grasp domain-containing protein, giving the protein MGRHVLILNRWNNRFAEYHRYLDHRVDRVSYVTTAAGAGPLDAELAEEITVVADLADRAAVHAAAAELAAAHGRFTHVLALSEFDLELGAELRERLDVPGKRPAEVRLVRDKVVMKAAVAAAGLRVPANRAVEDADDVRAFAAGAGFPFVLKPRGGADSQGVHVLQNAEAMERALAQEELAGFQCEEFIDGTLYQVDGVVRGGVLETLRSWRCLGSCLDFAEGSPFGSVANDEAAFEARVAEFTKGVLAALDLTDEVFHLEVFRSGGTDELVFLEIGARAGGGQVRFVWEEVYGLDLIEASVHVQLGIEREYPRAEIGGEVAGYLMMPEPPLRPAVVHRVASLTDAIPELYAETLPPAGTVLDGNGGAVHTAGTFRFRAATAERVRVAIETAVKLYEIDWSAAEDTDVTA; this is encoded by the coding sequence CTGGAACAACCGATTCGCCGAATATCACCGCTACCTCGACCACCGGGTGGACCGGGTGAGCTACGTGACCACGGCCGCCGGAGCCGGCCCCCTGGACGCGGAGCTCGCCGAGGAGATCACGGTGGTGGCGGATCTCGCCGACCGGGCCGCGGTCCACGCGGCCGCCGCCGAACTCGCCGCCGCACACGGCCGGTTCACCCACGTCCTGGCCCTCTCGGAGTTCGACCTGGAACTCGGGGCGGAGCTGCGCGAGCGCCTCGACGTGCCGGGCAAGCGCCCGGCGGAGGTGCGGCTGGTGCGGGACAAGGTGGTGATGAAGGCCGCGGTGGCCGCCGCGGGCCTGCGGGTGCCGGCCAACCGCGCGGTCGAGGACGCCGACGACGTACGGGCGTTCGCGGCCGGGGCCGGATTCCCGTTCGTCCTGAAGCCGCGCGGCGGGGCCGACAGCCAGGGGGTGCACGTGCTCCAGAACGCCGAAGCGATGGAACGCGCCCTGGCGCAGGAGGAGTTGGCCGGCTTCCAGTGCGAGGAGTTCATCGACGGGACCCTCTATCAGGTGGACGGCGTGGTCCGCGGCGGCGTCCTGGAGACCCTCCGCAGCTGGCGCTGCCTCGGCTCCTGCCTGGACTTCGCCGAGGGGTCGCCCTTCGGCTCGGTCGCCAACGACGAGGCCGCGTTCGAGGCGCGGGTGGCCGAGTTCACCAAGGGCGTGCTCGCCGCCCTCGACCTGACCGACGAGGTCTTCCACCTGGAGGTCTTCCGGAGCGGCGGCACGGACGAACTGGTCTTCCTGGAGATCGGCGCGCGGGCCGGCGGCGGCCAGGTGCGGTTCGTCTGGGAGGAGGTGTACGGGCTCGACCTGATCGAGGCGTCCGTCCACGTCCAGCTGGGCATCGAGCGGGAGTACCCGAGGGCGGAGATCGGCGGCGAGGTCGCCGGATACCTGATGATGCCCGAACCTCCGCTGCGCCCCGCCGTGGTGCACCGGGTGGCGTCGCTCACCGACGCGATCCCCGAGCTCTACGCCGAGACGCTGCCCCCGGCCGGGACCGTACTGGACGGCAACGGCGGGGCCGTGCACACCGCGGGGACCTTCCGGTTCCGGGCCGCGACGGCCGAGCGGGTGCGGGTGGCCATCGAGACCGCGGTGAAGCTGTACGAGATCGACTGGTCGGCGGCGGAGGACACCGATGTCACAGCCTGA